CAGAAGTCATGGTCAAATGTGCATGCCATAGGACACTGAACTTCAGGCTCTAAAGAACATGTGCAATACAGTTATAGGAAGAACTATATTAGAATACACACTTCAAAAATAATGTTATCATAAATAGTGACAAAATTCacaagttaaataatgtttatgtttttaaataaaacatgcatTGTACGATGTATAGATCGCACATTATGTCTTCACTGCCATTAAAGCGTTGCACTAATAAACCATTGTTATACTTTGCACATTTAAACTTATAAATCATATTCTGTTGTAATTTCACTCATGACATTCAAAAAACAatgtaatctgtatttatatgatTCATTTAGTATTTGATATTCTAGTTTTGCTTAAATTACTGAAATCAGTGCTGAGATCAATGATTGTTTTTGAATCCCAGTGTCAATTCCCTATAATTGACAATAATttcctataataatataaattaccAATAACGGGTAGCATGGTCTTTCAGATGACATATGAAATCATTAGTGAGCATTTTGCTGACAGCAATAGGTTCAGTACTTATCTGAAGACCCAACATTATCACTTTTTAACCATAATGAAATCTGTTTTGACAACTTGAGCAATTTGTAGTAAATACGGGATATTACATGAACGGGCCTATGAAATCACATTGTTggatcatgttaacagcaaataATTTCTCTCACGAATTGTATGTGATTGTCAACATATAAAACATTGTGTGCGTGGCTTTTTcttgtaatttttttacattctatATGAATACATTGTTTGTAGATTcaaagcacacactgcacactcaacTTAGACGAAATTAACACAGACAGTCAAGATGACAGAATTCCAGATGCCAATATTCATATACTTCATTAGTTTACCTGATTATCTTAGTATTAGTGATACTAATCAATATTTGGATATTGCAAACTGGCAATGCTTTTGATTAACTGACAGTATGGTCTAGTTTGTCTGTAATCCATGTATTCAAAGAGCAAAATAACTGCTTGAAGATGACAGAAGCATACCTGTTGTGCTAGTAGTAGTACTTGTTTTGGTGCTGGTAGCAGGAGGCGTAGTTGTAGTTTTTGGTGTGGTGCTGGTAGCAGAAGTAGTAGTTATAGTTGTTGGTGTGGTGCTGGTAGCAGAAGTAGTAGTTGTAGTTTTTGGTGTGGTGCTGGTAGCAGAAGGAGCAGTTATAGTTTTTGGTGTGGTGCTGGTAACAGAAGGAGCAGTTATAGTTTTTGGTGTGGTGCTGGTAGCAGGAGGCGTAGTTGTAGTTTTTGGTGTGGTGCTGGTAGCAGAAGGAGCAGTTATAGTTTTTGGTGTGGTGCTGGTAGCAGAAGGAGCAGTTATAGTTTTTGGTGTGGTGCTGGTAGCAGAAGGAGTAGTTATAGTTTTTGGTGTGGTGCTGGTAGCAGAAGGAGTAGTTATAGTTTTTGGTGTGGTGCTGGTAGCAGAAGGAGCAGTTATAGTTTTTGGTGTGGTGCTGGTAGCAGAAGGAGCAGTTATAGTTTTTGGTGTGGTGCTGGTAGCAGAAGGAGCAGTTATAGTTTTTGGTGTGGTGCTGGTAGCAGAAGGAGCAGTTATAGTTTTTGGTGTGGTGCTGGTAGCAGAAGGAGCAGTTATAGTTTTTGGTGTGGTGCTGGTAGCAGAAGGAGCAGTTATAGTTTTTGGTGTGGTGCTGGTAGCAGAAGGAGCAGTTATAGTTTTTGGTGTGGTGCTGGTAGCAGAAGGAGCAGTTATAGTTTTTGGTGTGGTGCTGGTAGCAGAAGGAGCAGTTATAGTTTTTGGTGTGGTGCTGGTAGCAGAAGGAGCAGTTATAGTTTTTGGTGTGGTGCTGGTAGCAGAAGGAGCAGTTATAGTTTTTGGTGTGGTGCTGGTAGCAGAAGGAGCAGTTATAGTTTTTGGTGTGGTGCTGGTAGCAGGAGGCGTAGTTGTAGTTTTTGGTGTGGTGCTGGTAGCAGAAGGAGCAGTTATAGTTTTTGGTGTGGTGCTGGTAGCAGAAGGAGCAGTTATAGTTTTTGGTGTGGTGCTGGTAGCAGAAGGAGCAGTTATAGTTTTTGGTGTGGTGCTGGTAGCAGAAGGAGTAGTTATAGTTTTTGGTGTGGTGCTGGTTGATATAGTAGTAGTTGTAGTAGTTGTAGTACTTCTTGGGGTGCTGGCAGTAGTAGGCGTTGTTGTACTATTTCCTGTGGTGATGACAATAGAGATGGTCTAGTTAATAGATGAAAAGCATGTTAACTTAAATGGTATCAATACATTACAACTTTCTACATGTATATAGTAAACAAATGTTTTCTTTATAAGACTTGTCTAAATTAGCATACACCAttaccaccataaccacatacataaaataatattaaagtagAAATAGATAAGTTAGATAAGAAATTCAATGGAATCACAGTAACAGTCACTGTGACATAATAATATATCTGAAAGACAAAATGTGCTTGATTTACTAGTTAATGCAAGCTAACTAAAGTGGTAAAGGAAGTTTTGTGTCCCTATCCATTTAACCCTTTTCTCAACCCCCGTCCTGCACATAGTATGGAGGAAGAGGTGAGACCATTTACAAGATCTCCCCTGGTTAGCTGCAAACAGTGATGATTACAACTGTAACTTTCCCTTTATATCATGATGTTTGTGTTGTGTAAATTCATTAGTAAAAGGCATAATCTTTAAATTCAGACTGtgtaatttctattaaaatcttttcttttttttcatttctgagTGGAACTCATTTTTATCAGATACAGTGTTTTTTTCTGGATGCTAGTTAATCAAGAAGGATGTGGTGTTACAATATTTCTACGTTTCAATTTTAGcaatatttcctttttattttgcaTGAGGCATTCTGTTAACAGTTATCATTCCACCATATTGTAATATGTACCAAAAGTTATTTGTCCAATGACCGtaacaaatgtatttttaaatttcaaGCATCTTGTGGTACAACACTTTGTAATGTATATATTGTCAACAGTCGCATGATGTCAAGTTATTTTTTCCTTACCGCAGATAGTATTATCTTTCCAATTTCCAAGGTTAACACCAGCGTTCTCACAGGCAGCAGCGTAAGACTCTAAGGCGTTGCATAACTGTTCTAGGTCTCCTCCTGTGGCACATTGATCATAGACGCAGCTCTCAAAGTATATCTGAGGGAGGATGTAAAAGTGACATTCCTTGAAAGGACCATTGCCTGATAAAATGATTTTGCATTGCTCTTCATATTGTTTCTCATCAGCAGGATTACACGGGGGAGGGTCAACCACATCATCTTCACACCtacagaaaaatgaaaagaaagatgcaaacataataaatataaatttgatCTGAAATTATCTCTGTAATTACTTTACATTATAagcaaaataaaatgtgaatgtGATCTTACCAAAGTGAGTTCAGAATATCTGATACATTCAgatagaattaataaaaaaaaaacactgtgtggTATATAAACATAACTGAGGACATTTTTGTAAAGAAAGACATATTAACTATACtgcataatattatataatatgctGAATCTCTACATACAATGCTTTCTACACTTCCCAATATGTGTTTCAGATGCTCAGGGGTCAGTTGTCTGTTCCATTTGGTAGGTttgtctcactgaaaatcaccctCCCTTGATTTTGACCACCATTCTTTTTACCATACTTCCCTCATTCTAAAGGCTTGCAAACATAATcattttgaaataataaaaaccaGAAGGTGGCAATGTATATAATTCCACAAGCATGGAAGGAAGAAATCCTCTCTCTAGCCAGTTGGGTACATGCAATGAATGAAATCAGACAATGTGTGCATTTAGCATTTAGCTGTATCATTATATCATACTTACACCCAGTCGTCATCAGGAATTCGCCAGCTGTTTCCAAACTCATTTGAGTCAAAGGCCAGTAAACCATTAGGCATTAGGAAATCATCCAGTATATTATCAGTATAGGTGCCACAAAGACCACAGAGCTGCTCTTTGAACTTCTCATGTACTTTAACAAAAAGTTCATGGTCTCCATCAAATTTGACTTCAAGGCCAATGTCACTTTGGAGAACAACATAAGAACCACTTATATATATTGAGATACCAGGGATTGAATTTACTGGCAAAGTAACCTGGCTTCCATTaacctacaaaaaaaataaaaaatataaacactttTAAGCCAATGTGTGTATACAGTTTCATGTAATTAATGAGAAATTAAATGGATTTGTCTTTCCGAGAATGATTATGTCAACATTCCAATACCGATACATTTCAAATTTACATTTTTGCTTGTGTGTATTGAGTCACATACCAAATCGTACCACATATGATACTTACATAAActattttgttcttggctaggATAACATGCAGATCCCCAATGCGAACAGCAACTGAATTCAAAGCTGTCCATGCCAAGCTACCTCTATGCTCATTCCTTGTTGTGACTGAGAAGTTGACAGATGAATTCTTACAGGTCTCCACAGTGGTATAAGTACAAGCTCCTTGAAAATGGTACAGTTTGCCATCAAATGTGATGTAGTGTGGGTCTCCATGGATATGGCAAATAGTGGTGTCTGCCTTGTAACATCCTAGGTTACCACCTTGAACTTTACATatttcatcatgttcacatgtCTTATCATTGCAGTCCACATGGTTATTTCCAACACATGTACATTGTCCTTCACAGTCTCCTTGCCAGAATATGTCTCCTTTCTGGAAATTaacaaataatttaaatcaaacagagCTTTGACTGGGCAAAAACTGTCCTTTTAGTTATTGAATATATTctttgtatttataatttttatgtgaCATCTGATCAGGAAGAAATGAGGACAGTGTAAGTAAACCAGACATAGCAGTGCTTCTACAAGATGAGCTTTTATATAGAGTGTATTGCTAatcat
This region of Pelobates fuscus isolate aPelFus1 chromosome 2, aPelFus1.pri, whole genome shotgun sequence genomic DNA includes:
- the LOC134586217 gene encoding mucin-2-like gives rise to the protein MPNGLLAFDSNEFGNSWRIPDDDWVCEDDVVDPPPCNPADEKQYEEQCKIILSGNGPFKECHFYILPQIYFESCVYDQCATGGDLEQLCNALESYAAACENAGVNLGNWKDNTICGNSTTTPTTASTPRSTTTTTTTTISTSTTPKTITTPSATSTTPKTITAPSATSTTPKTITAPSATSTTPKTITAPSATSTTPKTTTTPPATSTTPKTITAPSATSTTPKTITAPSATSTTPKTITAPSATSTTPKTITAPSATSTTPKTITAPSATSTTPKTITAPSATSTTPKTITAPSATSTTPKTITAPSATSTTPKTITAPSATSTTPKTITAPSATSTTPKTITAPSATSTTPKTITAPSATSTTPKTITTPSATSTTPKTITTPSATSTTPKTITAPSATSTTPKTITAPSATSTTPKTTTTPPATTPHQKL